A genome region from Tenebrio molitor chromosome 4, icTenMoli1.1, whole genome shotgun sequence includes the following:
- the LOC138129410 gene encoding uncharacterized protein, producing MRKTIGNDEVDNDEHESSESEPKGVRFGSGTRGSRVRFRPRAEKKGYILFRNSEVTLSHWSRSIELVITPLIDLYTSPRLFNNIFCAWRKRRHIKGVSEEVLLSYFAENVKKYKASTLWSYCSKLKNTFLIKEQVDISNLKAFLKREYPTYISIKSNVLAREHFKKFLEIAPDKIYLLIKVQRPGIEGPSTDRSNRRKQGPRDTKMAALATRKFITQGDQQNFPGFLQHLPGSCQRISRIHRIPQITFRSSPDRLRIFPRRSRRLHHQLRITSYRHHRAPHRPGRRASTPEELRQAATTAAKTLYGSPRPLLGPTETPERISERGATDTPLYRILRGAENKINVVLSPRF from the exons cctaagggagtccgtttcggctcagggacgcgagggtcgcgggttcgattccgacccagggcggaaaaaaaaggctatattctatttcgtaattcggaagtcacgttaagccattggtcccggtctattgagttggtcatcacgcccctcatagatttgtataccagtcctagactgtttAACAACATTTTCTGTGCCTGGAGGAAACGCAGACACATAAAAGGTGTATCAGAAGAAGTCCTGCTATCGTACTTCgcagaaaatgtaaaaaagtaTAAGGCTTCAACATTGTGGAGTTATTGTTCAAAGTTGAAGAATACCTTTCTGATCAAGGAACAAGTAGATATATCAAA tctGAAGGCTTTCCTTAAGCGAGAATACCCAACCTACATATCaattaaatcaaatgtgttagcGAGGGaacattttaagaaatttttggAGATTGCACCTGATAAGATTTACTTGTTGATAAAG gtacagcgTCCCGGAATCGAAGGTCCATCGACCGATCGATCGAACCGGCGGAAGCAGGGACCTCGAGATACCAAAATGGCGGCTCTCGCAACTAGAAAATTTATCACGCAGGGCGACCAGCAGAACTTTCCAGGATTTCTCCAACACCTTCCAGGATCCTGTCAGAGAATCTCTAGGATTCACAGAATCCCTCAGATCACATTCCGATCTTCTCCAGATCGTCTCAGGATCTTCCCCAGACGCAGTCGACGTCTGCACCACCAGCTCCGCATCACCTCGTATAGACACCACCGAGCACCGCACCGGCCAGGGAGGCGAGCCTCGACTCCGGAAGAGCTCCGCCAGGCTGCCACAACAGCCGCCAAAACCTTATACGGCTCTCCTCGACCACTTCTCGGCCCCACCGAAACACCCGAACGAATTTCCGAGCGAGGAGCAACCGATACACCACTGTACCGCATCCTGCGAGGTgccgaaaataaaataaatgttgtttTGTCCCCGCGCTTCTGA